The following DNA comes from Cedecea neteri.
ACAATTGATACGCTGGAACGCGTAATAGAAAAAAATAAATATGAATTATCAGATAATGAACTGGCGGTATTTTATTCAGCAGCCGACCACCGTCTTGCAGAACTGACGATGAATAAACTGTATGATAAAATCCCACCTTCAGTGTGGAAATTTATTCGTTAATAGTTGTCTTATTAAATAATATTTAAAATCACATTTTATCTCCTGTTATTGTCTGGTTTGTCTCAGTCGATGTTGCACAGGTTTGGATTAACAGCCGTTAACCAGCCAGCGAAATACCGCAAGCACTCCTCAACGCTAACCTTGCCGCGCCGCACTCTGCGACGTGAGGTTCATCACGCTCAGGGAACGATACCCACTCTTTTCTTTCGAAATTCAGGTAGCCTTGCAGGCCACTGAAGAGGGAACCCGTGATGAGTGAAGAAAAGCGTAAAATGATTGCCGGAGAGCTATACCGGCCTGGAGACGAAACCCTGCAGCGAGAAAGCCACAAAGCGCGTCAGCTGCTGCATCGCTACAACCAAAGCTCGCCGGACGAGCAGGCATACCGCGATGAGATCCTCTCCGAGCTGCTTGGCCAGAGCGAAGGGGCTTACATCGAACCCACTTTCCGCTGCGACTACGGCTACAACATCTACCTGGGTAAAAACTTCT
Coding sequences within:
- a CDS encoding HHA domain-containing protein — encoded protein: MTTKLTKTDYLMRLRRCQTIDTLERVIEKNKYELSDNELAVFYSAADHRLAELTMNKLYDKIPPSVWKFIR